A genomic region of Streptosporangium lutulentum contains the following coding sequences:
- a CDS encoding methylated-DNA--[protein]-cysteine S-methyltransferase produces MSSGDIDALLRVTSPNYIGTSHPDIAFGTLDGPVGRLTLAVTNRGVVACSYEDENIVFERVSREVGTFIGPDARRLDPVRRELDAYFSGRLRAFTTTIDLRLATQFARTVLQMMLAVSYGTVTTYREIAERIGRPRALRAVGNALGSNPVCVIVPCHRVVESEVVLGGYAGGPAVKERLLRIEANGVNRSPGGS; encoded by the coding sequence ATGTCATCCGGCGACATCGATGCATTGCTACGGGTGACCTCGCCCAACTACATCGGGACGAGCCATCCGGACATCGCGTTCGGCACTCTCGACGGCCCGGTGGGACGCCTCACCCTCGCCGTGACGAACCGGGGCGTGGTGGCCTGCAGCTACGAGGACGAGAACATCGTCTTCGAGCGGGTCAGCAGGGAGGTCGGCACGTTCATCGGGCCCGACGCGCGCCGGCTCGACCCGGTCCGCCGGGAGCTGGACGCCTACTTCTCCGGCCGGCTGCGCGCCTTCACCACGACGATCGACCTGCGGCTGGCCACGCAGTTCGCCAGGACCGTGCTGCAGATGATGCTCGCGGTGTCGTACGGCACGGTGACCACCTACCGCGAGATCGCCGAGCGAATCGGCAGGCCACGGGCGCTGCGCGCGGTCGGCAACGCCCTGGGGAGCAATCCGGTGTGCGTGATCGTGCCCTGCCACCGGGTGGTCGAGAGCGAGGTCGTCCTCGGCGGCTACGCGGGAGGCCCGGCCGTCAAGGAGCGACTGCTGCGCATCGAGGCGAACGGCGTGAACCGCTCACCAGGCGGCTCGTAA
- a CDS encoding purine-cytosine permease family protein has protein sequence MTPAITDSSATEAPLTLDEAPPKTLGALDQGAFWANLGVSLLGFSFALFLINPLLDENPLTFNAALTAALVGSLIGTAMVGLAAIPGVQTGQPAMVLLRGLFGAKLSYVPTVLNIIQMIGWGAFELWVIAMGAQAIFGQSVPYTVWAIVAGVLTTALTIYPLGAIRLIRRFVTIGVIVSMAWFAVVFFRDTPVQTGGSWDAFAPAVDFVVALSVSWVPVAADYARHSRSSRAAFTGVVGGYTIAQVACLAVGIYAVALAGHSAVLEQPTAVFAPFVAAPLGALFFGVLVLRETDQSFANVYSTAMSLQNLMPRVDRRIFSVAIGVLTTAMALVIDVNSYSAFLSIIGAVFVPMLGVLAVDYFLLGRGRNWDTSENAPSRWLMVIPWVLGFVTWWMLAAPSAVSWWAEIWDGVRGAVGFTPQPWMSASIGAFLVAGLVTLGLGALRRR, from the coding sequence ATGACGCCCGCCATCACTGATTCCAGCGCTACCGAGGCACCCCTCACCCTCGACGAGGCACCCCCCAAGACCCTTGGCGCGCTCGACCAGGGCGCGTTCTGGGCCAACCTGGGTGTCAGCCTGCTCGGCTTCTCCTTCGCGCTCTTCCTGATCAACCCGCTGCTCGACGAGAACCCGCTCACCTTCAACGCGGCCCTGACCGCGGCCCTCGTCGGCAGCCTGATCGGCACCGCGATGGTCGGTCTCGCGGCGATTCCGGGAGTGCAGACCGGCCAGCCCGCGATGGTGCTGCTGCGCGGGCTGTTCGGCGCGAAGCTCTCCTACGTCCCGACCGTGCTGAACATCATCCAGATGATCGGCTGGGGCGCGTTCGAGCTGTGGGTCATCGCGATGGGCGCGCAGGCGATCTTCGGGCAGTCGGTCCCCTATACGGTCTGGGCGATCGTGGCGGGGGTCCTGACGACGGCGCTGACCATCTACCCTCTGGGAGCCATCCGGCTGATCCGGCGGTTCGTCACGATCGGCGTGATCGTTTCGATGGCCTGGTTCGCGGTGGTCTTCTTCCGTGACACCCCCGTCCAGACCGGCGGCTCCTGGGACGCCTTCGCGCCGGCCGTGGACTTCGTGGTCGCCCTGTCCGTCTCGTGGGTGCCGGTCGCGGCGGACTACGCCAGGCACTCGCGCTCCAGCCGCGCGGCCTTCACCGGCGTCGTCGGCGGCTACACCATCGCCCAGGTGGCCTGCCTGGCCGTCGGCATCTACGCGGTGGCGCTCGCCGGTCACAGCGCGGTGCTGGAGCAGCCGACCGCCGTGTTCGCCCCGTTCGTGGCGGCCCCGCTCGGTGCGCTGTTCTTCGGCGTCCTCGTGCTGCGCGAAACCGACCAGTCGTTCGCGAACGTCTACTCCACGGCGATGTCGCTGCAGAACCTGATGCCGAGGGTGGACCGCCGGATCTTCTCCGTGGCCATCGGCGTGCTGACCACGGCCATGGCCCTTGTCATCGACGTCAACTCCTACAGCGCGTTCCTCAGCATCATCGGTGCGGTGTTCGTGCCGATGCTCGGCGTGCTGGCGGTCGACTACTTCCTGCTCGGCCGCGGGAGGAACTGGGACACCTCCGAGAACGCCCCCTCCCGCTGGCTCATGGTGATCCCGTGGGTGCTCGGCTTCGTCACCTGGTGGATGCTCGCCGCGCCCTCGGCCGTGTCGTGGTGGGCGGAGATCTGGGACGGCGTCAGGGGGGCCGTCGGGTTCACCCCGCAGCCGTGGATGAGCGCGTCGATCGGCGCGTTCCTCGTCGCGGGCCTGGTCACACTCGGCCTGGGTGCGCTCCGCCGCCGGTGA
- a CDS encoding rhodanese-like domain-containing protein, with translation MSVPEIEVQAVPDGAFLLDVRETDEWLAGHAPTAVHIPLGELQARVDEVPKDAPVYVICRLGGRSANAAAWLNHVGWDAINVGGGMQSWNLAGRPMVGENGGEPFVA, from the coding sequence ATGAGTGTTCCTGAGATCGAAGTGCAGGCCGTTCCGGACGGGGCGTTCCTGCTCGACGTACGCGAGACCGACGAGTGGCTCGCCGGCCACGCGCCCACCGCCGTCCACATCCCGCTGGGCGAGCTGCAGGCACGGGTCGACGAGGTGCCCAAGGACGCGCCCGTCTACGTGATCTGCCGTCTCGGAGGCCGTTCCGCGAACGCCGCGGCCTGGCTGAACCACGTCGGCTGGGACGCGATCAACGTCGGCGGCGGCATGCAGTCCTGGAATCTCGCCGGTCGTCCCATGGTCGGCGAGAACGGCGGAGAGCCGTTCGTGGCCTGA
- a CDS encoding TenA family protein produces MSISAELHAIGRPLVDAQLAHPTVAGIAKGDLDDRVFRSWLEQDYLFLLDYVRVFSRLAWQAPDGHLGDLVDLAHATFHEELNLHRSLSAEFGADLEGARKGPACVAYTSFLLDSAARYADGLAALYPCMWGYSTLGRILAENPPAEPRYRAWVDTYAHPGFAELTERIAVMIDEAAPDPGRARELFTEGMAHELAFWDVP; encoded by the coding sequence ATGAGCATCTCTGCGGAACTGCACGCCATTGGCCGCCCCCTCGTCGACGCGCAGCTCGCCCACCCGACGGTGGCGGGGATCGCGAAGGGAGACCTGGACGATCGGGTGTTCCGGTCCTGGCTGGAGCAGGACTACCTGTTCCTCCTGGACTACGTGCGCGTGTTCTCCCGGCTGGCGTGGCAGGCTCCCGACGGCCATCTGGGCGATCTGGTGGACCTGGCCCACGCCACCTTCCACGAGGAGCTGAACCTGCACCGGTCCCTCTCGGCCGAGTTCGGCGCCGACCTGGAGGGGGCGAGGAAAGGCCCCGCCTGCGTGGCGTACACCTCGTTCCTGCTCGATTCCGCGGCCCGCTACGCGGACGGCCTGGCCGCGCTCTACCCGTGTATGTGGGGCTACTCCACCCTCGGCCGCATCCTCGCGGAGAACCCCCCGGCCGAGCCGCGCTACCGCGCCTGGGTCGACACCTACGCCCACCCGGGTTTCGCCGAGCTGACCGAGCGCATCGCCGTGATGATCGACGAGGCCGCCCCGGACCCCGGCCGGGCCAGGGAGCTGTTCACCGAGGGAATGGCCCACGAGCTCGCCTTCTGGGACGTGCCCTGA
- a CDS encoding GOLPH3/VPS74 family protein, whose amino-acid sequence MTTIAEEVLLLAYSEVEGRQLIGSSELDAALGGAVLAELAIHDRIDLAGKQVTVRDATPLGDEELDAALARIAEEPKGRKPEWWVQKFHSTKLRKRLLSRLAERGVLREEQHKILGVFPSSRYPERDPSVERGIRERVQSVLSGTDPDERIAVLIAVLHAAKIDRKAFPGASGDRIREITEGEWAGEAVAKTIASINAAIMVAVMSGAIAGASSAGSSGQ is encoded by the coding sequence ATGACAACGATCGCTGAGGAAGTACTTCTCCTCGCCTACAGCGAGGTGGAGGGCAGGCAACTGATCGGCTCCTCGGAGCTGGACGCCGCACTCGGCGGCGCCGTACTGGCGGAGCTGGCGATCCACGACCGGATCGACCTCGCGGGCAAGCAGGTCACCGTCCGCGACGCGACCCCCCTCGGGGACGAGGAGCTCGACGCGGCGCTGGCCAGGATCGCCGAGGAGCCGAAGGGGCGCAAGCCCGAGTGGTGGGTCCAGAAGTTCCATTCGACCAAGCTCCGCAAGCGCCTGCTCTCCCGTCTGGCGGAGCGGGGCGTGCTGCGCGAGGAGCAGCACAAGATCCTTGGGGTCTTTCCCTCCTCCCGCTACCCGGAGCGGGATCCGAGCGTCGAGCGGGGCATCCGCGAGCGCGTCCAGAGCGTGCTGTCCGGGACCGACCCCGACGAGCGGATCGCCGTGCTGATCGCCGTACTGCATGCGGCCAAGATCGACCGCAAGGCGTTCCCCGGCGCGAGCGGGGACCGCATCCGGGAGATCACCGAGGGCGAGTGGGCCGGCGAGGCGGTCGCCAAGACCATCGCGTCGATCAACGCCGCGATCATGGTGGCCGTGATGAGCGGGGCCATCGCCGGCGCCTCCTCGGCGGGCTCCTCCGGCCAGTAG
- a CDS encoding LCP family protein: MADWPEDDDRTRELRSPTPAPIAPRAAGQPAYPVPGRRVEPGREAEAGAARPRGSSRVYGKARSGSSPVKPLPSSPGDAPTAFMGGSSAAGSPAGSPGSFGGSSGGRGGLRAPSRGWRPKRPGRLIVRILIGLLVVLLVLAIGGYFVINSRLEKIPVLGDYEGRPADTAGTNWLLVGSDSREGLSKAQRKELATGSAVGRRTDTMMLLHIPDGDGRPTLVSLPRDSYVPIDGHGSDKLNAAYSFSDGGPKLLAKTVEQVTGLRLDHYMEIGFGGFVGIVDAIGGVEINVPQAIKDRKAGINLKKGPQVMDGGTALGYVRTRATGAIPDFDRTQRQRQFFSAVVKQAASPGVLINPFRSVPLALSATDSVSVGDESGAFDLLSLGLAMGGNPVTTVVPIGSLPTINGQAVVKWDTEKALRMFRALAQDKPVPKDVLPKK; this comes from the coding sequence GTGGCTGACTGGCCGGAAGACGACGATCGCACTCGTGAGCTGCGATCGCCCACGCCCGCGCCCATAGCGCCGCGAGCGGCGGGGCAGCCCGCCTACCCGGTGCCGGGCAGACGGGTGGAGCCCGGACGGGAGGCGGAGGCGGGCGCCGCGCGCCCCCGTGGATCCTCCCGGGTGTACGGCAAGGCGAGGTCGGGCTCCAGCCCCGTCAAGCCCCTGCCCTCGTCCCCCGGGGACGCCCCCACCGCGTTCATGGGCGGCTCCTCCGCCGCGGGTTCCCCCGCCGGGTCCCCGGGTTCTTTCGGGGGGTCCTCGGGCGGGAGGGGCGGCCTGCGGGCGCCGAGCCGCGGCTGGCGGCCCAAGCGGCCCGGCAGGCTGATCGTGCGGATCCTCATCGGCCTGCTCGTGGTGCTGCTGGTGCTGGCCATCGGCGGATATTTCGTGATCAATTCGAGGCTGGAGAAGATCCCCGTCCTCGGCGACTACGAAGGCCGTCCCGCGGACACCGCCGGCACCAACTGGCTGCTGGTCGGCTCCGACAGCCGTGAGGGCCTGAGCAAGGCCCAGCGCAAGGAACTCGCCACCGGCTCGGCGGTCGGCCGCCGGACCGACACGATGATGCTGCTGCACATCCCGGACGGCGACGGCCGCCCGACCCTGGTCAGCCTCCCGCGTGACTCCTACGTGCCGATCGACGGCCACGGCAGCGACAAGCTCAACGCCGCCTACTCCTTCTCTGACGGCGGCCCCAAGCTGCTCGCCAAGACCGTGGAACAGGTCACCGGTCTGAGGCTGGACCACTACATGGAGATCGGCTTCGGCGGCTTCGTGGGCATCGTGGACGCCATCGGCGGGGTCGAGATCAACGTCCCGCAGGCCATCAAGGACCGCAAGGCCGGGATCAACCTGAAGAAGGGCCCGCAGGTGATGGACGGCGGAACGGCCCTCGGGTACGTCCGCACCCGTGCCACCGGCGCCATCCCCGACTTCGACCGGACCCAGCGCCAGCGCCAGTTCTTCTCCGCGGTCGTGAAGCAGGCCGCGAGCCCCGGGGTTCTGATCAACCCCTTCCGCTCCGTCCCGCTCGCCCTGAGCGCCACCGACTCCGTGTCCGTCGGCGACGAGAGCGGAGCCTTTGACCTGCTCTCCCTCGGCCTCGCGATGGGCGGCAACCCGGTCACCACGGTCGTCCCCATCGGCTCGCTGCCGACCATCAACGGCCAGGCCGTCGTCAAGTGGGACACGGAGAAGGCCCTTCGCATGTTCAGGGCGCTGGCCCAGGACAAGCCCGTCCCCAAGGACGTCCTCCCGAAGAAGTAG
- a CDS encoding hemolysin family protein translates to MNTALGLLAVLLLTLATGYFVAQEFAFVAADRGALRGQADTGDAAAKRALEVTGRLSFMLSGAQLGITVTALLVGFISEPAIATVIRPWLRTAGVPESAVPGISVALAVAVATIIQMVIGELAPKNLGISRPEPVAKFLSGSTLVYLRVAGPVIRLFDSAATGLLRRVGVEPVEEIEHGASPEELSRIISESATAGDLPPGLSELLERALEFGDRTAEDVMVPRPRVVLLRDERPISDLLDAVREHGHSRYPVLCNENGDDVVGVTGVRELLRSGLSDGSLKKITRPALLVPTSLPLPLVLERMRTAHDDMACVIDEYGGLAGVVTIEDLAEELVGELMDENDPEPAGVVAGDDGTWNLPGTLRLDEIERATKLSLPESDDYDTVAGLVLAVLGRMAEPGDQVTVTLTMENDPFEDDGAGEADAVLTVLSVHRRVPEWVRLAPTAPGEAVPETEKEDEPVTTAPRMIERGPDAPMIERSAVERR, encoded by the coding sequence GTGAACACGGCTCTTGGCCTGCTGGCCGTACTGCTTCTCACCCTGGCCACCGGATACTTCGTCGCCCAGGAGTTCGCCTTCGTGGCCGCCGACCGCGGCGCGCTACGCGGACAGGCCGACACCGGTGACGCCGCCGCCAAGCGGGCGCTGGAGGTGACGGGACGCCTGTCGTTCATGCTGTCGGGCGCGCAACTCGGCATCACCGTCACCGCCCTGCTGGTCGGCTTCATCTCCGAGCCCGCCATCGCCACGGTGATCCGCCCGTGGCTGCGGACGGCGGGCGTGCCCGAGAGCGCCGTGCCGGGCATCTCCGTGGCACTGGCCGTGGCGGTCGCCACGATCATCCAGATGGTGATCGGCGAGCTGGCCCCCAAGAACCTGGGCATCTCCCGTCCCGAGCCGGTGGCCAAGTTCCTCTCCGGCTCGACCCTCGTCTATCTCAGGGTCGCCGGACCGGTCATCCGGCTGTTCGACTCCGCCGCCACCGGCCTGCTGCGCCGGGTGGGCGTGGAGCCGGTCGAGGAGATCGAGCACGGCGCCAGCCCCGAGGAGCTGTCCCGGATCATCTCCGAGTCGGCCACGGCCGGCGACCTTCCGCCGGGGCTGTCGGAGCTACTGGAGCGCGCGCTGGAGTTCGGCGACCGCACCGCCGAGGACGTCATGGTTCCCCGGCCCCGCGTGGTGCTGCTCAGGGACGAGCGCCCGATCTCCGACCTGCTCGACGCGGTCCGCGAGCACGGTCACTCCCGTTACCCGGTGCTCTGCAACGAGAACGGCGACGACGTGGTCGGCGTCACCGGCGTGCGGGAACTGCTCAGATCCGGTCTGTCCGACGGCTCGTTGAAGAAGATCACCCGTCCCGCGCTCCTGGTCCCGACCTCGCTGCCGCTGCCGCTCGTGCTGGAGCGCATGCGCACCGCCCACGACGACATGGCCTGCGTCATCGACGAGTACGGCGGCCTGGCCGGCGTGGTCACCATCGAGGACCTCGCCGAGGAACTCGTCGGCGAGCTCATGGACGAGAACGACCCCGAGCCGGCGGGGGTCGTCGCGGGCGACGACGGCACCTGGAACCTCCCGGGCACGCTGCGCCTCGACGAGATCGAGCGGGCCACCAAGCTGTCACTCCCCGAGAGCGACGACTACGACACCGTCGCCGGCCTCGTGCTCGCCGTCCTCGGCCGGATGGCCGAACCCGGTGACCAGGTCACCGTCACCCTGACCATGGAGAACGACCCCTTCGAGGACGACGGCGCGGGCGAGGCCGACGCGGTGCTCACCGTGCTGTCGGTGCACCGCAGGGTCCCCGAGTGGGTACGGCTGGCGCCCACCGCGCCCGGGGAGGCCGTACCCGAGACCGAGAAAGAGGACGAACCGGTGACGACCGCGCCGCGAATGATCGAGCGTGGCCCCGACGCACCCATGATCGAGCGAAGCGCGGTGGAGAGACGATGA
- a CDS encoding hemolysin family protein gives MSATPALLLGVVLLIGNAFFVAAEFAVISARRHRLEELAGKGGRFTRIAARTAVRGGRELPLMLAGAQLGITLCSLGLGMVTEPAIEHLLEPVFAAIGVPDSLRVPIALVIALALVTFLHMVIGEMAPKSLALTHPERAALGLALPFRGFTWVVRPILATLNGLTNAMLRLFGVHTRDELATTRTPVQLAMLVGESGRMGLLDRNEHDLLTRALRVHQQPVERLMLPLARVTCVTGNATGAEMRRIAADSGHLRLLVNSGRPSDVLGVLHVRDILIRPDAKPSELARPAPRLQKTTTIPEAVSTLQDAHAHVGIVTDAGGEVVGMVSLTDLLGELLDVRALATR, from the coding sequence ATGAGCGCCACTCCCGCCCTGTTGCTCGGCGTCGTCCTGCTGATCGGCAACGCCTTCTTCGTCGCCGCCGAGTTCGCGGTGATCTCGGCCCGCAGACACCGTCTGGAGGAGCTCGCGGGCAAGGGCGGCCGGTTCACCCGGATCGCCGCCCGCACCGCCGTGCGAGGGGGCAGGGAGCTCCCCCTGATGCTGGCCGGAGCGCAGCTCGGCATCACCCTGTGCTCACTCGGCCTGGGCATGGTGACCGAACCGGCCATCGAGCACCTGCTGGAGCCCGTCTTCGCGGCGATCGGCGTGCCCGACTCGCTGCGGGTCCCCATCGCGCTCGTGATCGCGCTGGCGCTGGTCACCTTCCTCCACATGGTGATCGGCGAGATGGCTCCCAAGTCGCTGGCGCTGACCCACCCCGAGCGCGCGGCGCTGGGACTGGCCCTGCCGTTCCGTGGCTTCACCTGGGTGGTCCGGCCGATCCTCGCCACGCTCAACGGCCTGACCAACGCGATGCTCAGGCTGTTCGGCGTGCACACCAGGGACGAGCTGGCCACCACCAGGACCCCGGTCCAGCTGGCCATGCTGGTCGGCGAATCGGGCCGGATGGGCCTGCTCGACCGCAACGAGCACGACCTGCTCACCAGGGCCCTGCGGGTCCACCAGCAGCCGGTCGAGCGGCTGATGCTGCCCCTCGCGCGGGTCACCTGCGTGACCGGGAACGCCACGGGCGCCGAGATGCGCAGGATCGCCGCCGACAGCGGGCACCTGCGCCTGCTGGTCAACTCGGGCAGGCCTAGCGACGTCCTGGGCGTGTTGCACGTCAGGGACATCTTGATCCGGCCCGACGCGAAGCCCTCGGAGCTCGCCCGGCCGGCGCCCCGGCTGCAGAAGACCACGACGATCCCCGAGGCGGTGTCCACCCTTCAGGACGCCCACGCCCACGTGGGCATCGTCACGGACGCGGGCGGCGAGGTGGTCGGGATGGTGAGCCTCACCGACCTGCTCGGCGAGCTTCTGGACGTACGGGCTCTCGCCACGCGCTAG
- a CDS encoding FhaA domain-containing protein produces MGVLQRFERRLEGLVEGAFARAFKSDLQPVEVASAVQREMDERAAIVAQGRTLVPNDFVVELSTTDSERLEVYADSISHELANLAREYAKEQGYSFVGPVRVRFETADDLAVGLFRIRSGVIRGATVEQDEIRQPVSDVPTPKAHPFGGRPRLLVSTQDDPQGQRSYDLTTPVTLLGRGTDCDLRLVDPGVSRHHAELRVEGPQVALVDLGSTNGTFVNGQPVRRVELQNGTRVTLGRTTLVFRRD; encoded by the coding sequence GTGGGAGTCCTTCAGCGTTTCGAGCGAAGGCTCGAAGGCTTGGTCGAAGGCGCCTTTGCGCGGGCGTTCAAATCTGACCTTCAGCCGGTAGAGGTCGCCAGTGCGGTCCAACGGGAGATGGATGAGCGGGCTGCGATCGTCGCGCAGGGGCGCACGCTCGTCCCCAACGACTTCGTGGTGGAACTGTCCACGACCGACAGTGAGCGCCTGGAGGTCTATGCCGACAGCATCAGCCACGAGCTGGCCAACCTCGCCAGGGAGTACGCCAAGGAGCAGGGTTACTCGTTCGTGGGACCGGTCAGGGTCCGTTTCGAGACCGCCGACGATCTCGCGGTCGGCCTGTTCCGCATCCGCTCGGGAGTGATCCGCGGCGCGACGGTCGAACAGGACGAGATCCGCCAGCCGGTGAGCGACGTCCCCACGCCCAAGGCGCATCCCTTCGGAGGCCGGCCCCGTCTGCTGGTCTCGACCCAGGACGACCCTCAGGGACAGCGGTCCTACGATCTGACAACACCGGTGACGCTGCTCGGCAGGGGCACCGACTGTGATCTACGGCTGGTCGACCCGGGTGTTTCCCGGCACCACGCCGAGCTGCGCGTGGAGGGTCCCCAGGTCGCGCTCGTCGACCTCGGCTCCACGAACGGCACCTTCGTCAACGGCCAGCCGGTTCGCCGGGTCGAGCTCCAGAACGGCACTCGTGTGACGCTGGGGCGAACGACTCTGGTTTTCCGGCGCGATTAA
- a CDS encoding FHA domain-containing protein FhaB/FipA, producing MSELTLLLIQLAFLAVLWFFVIAAVGVIRTDLFGSRTAAAVPARKAPKPAKPAVKSKKGEPRQMVVTGGPLEGTTITLSETPITIGRATDATLVVSDDYASTRHARLFPQDGQWIVEDLGSTNGTYLDRSKVTRPTPVPLGVPIRIGKTVIELRK from the coding sequence ATGTCCGAGCTCACGCTGCTGCTGATCCAGCTCGCATTCCTCGCGGTGCTGTGGTTCTTCGTGATTGCCGCGGTCGGTGTGATCCGGACAGACTTGTTCGGATCACGCACAGCCGCCGCCGTCCCCGCGCGCAAGGCCCCCAAGCCCGCCAAACCCGCGGTCAAATCCAAGAAGGGGGAACCCCGGCAAATGGTCGTCACCGGTGGTCCCCTGGAAGGCACCACCATTACCCTCTCGGAGACGCCAATCACCATCGGCCGAGCAACCGACGCCACGCTGGTAGTCAGCGACGACTACGCATCCACCCGGCATGCCCGGCTCTTCCCCCAGGACGGTCAGTGGATCGTGGAAGATCTCGGTTCGACTAACGGCACCTACCTCGACCGTTCCAAAGTCACCCGTCCGACTCCGGTGCCGCTCGGTGTTCCGATCCGCATTGGCAAAACCGTCATCGAATTGCGCAAATGA
- a CDS encoding Stp1/IreP family PP2C-type Ser/Thr phosphatase translates to MTIALRYAARSDVGLLREGNEDSAYASGRLLAVADGMGGHAHGEVASSVAIAAMSSLDEDTPGGDLLSAIEAAVRDANRRLHEMVSRDASLKGMGTTLTAMLWSGTRVALVHVGDSRAYLLRTGELYQITHDHTLVQSLVDDGRITLEEAATHPQRSILLRALDGSGEVDPDLSLREAQVGDRYLLCSDGLSGVVTAETMHHTLSTIEDPDTVVRTLIDLANRGGGPDNITCVLADVLEVDEALAPLTEAAVVGAAGSTLSRSSAPDAPAGQAGAITMPQPVITDEDLEEPVARATGRPAKRRRLWPLLVVVGGVVVIGGALGWYFGNQYLDDQYFVGARGDEIVVFQGVKTNLGPFELFDVAESTAESITVLDAFQQGQVRDGIPVANVDAGLKKIEELKSSATPDGKDEPTPQPSVSPSATPTPKPSR, encoded by the coding sequence ATGACCATCGCACTCCGTTACGCCGCCCGCTCCGACGTCGGCCTCCTCCGCGAGGGCAACGAGGACTCGGCCTACGCCAGCGGCCGCCTGCTCGCCGTCGCGGACGGCATGGGCGGTCACGCACACGGTGAGGTGGCCAGCTCGGTCGCCATAGCCGCGATGTCCTCCCTCGACGAGGACACCCCGGGTGGTGATCTGCTCAGCGCCATCGAGGCGGCTGTACGCGACGCCAATCGCAGGCTGCACGAGATGGTGTCCCGGGACGCCAGCCTCAAGGGCATGGGCACCACCCTGACCGCCATGCTCTGGTCCGGCACCAGGGTCGCCCTGGTCCACGTCGGCGACTCCCGCGCCTATCTGCTGCGCACGGGAGAGCTCTACCAGATCACGCACGATCACACCCTCGTGCAGTCCCTGGTGGACGACGGCCGGATCACCCTGGAGGAGGCCGCCACCCACCCGCAGCGCTCCATCCTGCTCCGGGCGCTCGACGGCAGCGGCGAGGTCGACCCCGACCTGTCCCTGCGCGAGGCCCAGGTCGGCGACCGCTACCTGCTCTGCTCCGACGGACTGTCCGGGGTGGTGACCGCGGAGACGATGCATCACACGCTCTCCACGATCGAAGACCCCGACACGGTGGTCCGCACGCTCATCGACCTGGCCAACCGCGGTGGCGGTCCCGACAACATCACCTGCGTCCTCGCCGACGTGCTGGAGGTGGACGAGGCGCTCGCCCCGCTCACCGAGGCAGCGGTGGTCGGCGCGGCCGGGTCGACCCTGTCGCGGTCATCGGCGCCGGACGCCCCGGCGGGGCAGGCGGGCGCGATCACGATGCCCCAGCCGGTCATCACGGACGAAGATCTCGAGGAGCCGGTCGCCAGGGCCACAGGGCGGCCGGCCAAACGCCGTCGGCTGTGGCCACTTCTGGTCGTCGTCGGAGGCGTCGTCGTCATCGGCGGCGCCCTGGGCTGGTACTTCGGGAACCAGTACCTCGATGATCAGTACTTCGTGGGCGCCCGGGGCGACGAGATCGTGGTTTTCCAGGGCGTGAAGACCAACCTCGGCCCCTTCGAGCTCTTCGACGTCGCCGAGAGCACCGCCGAGTCGATCACGGTCCTCGACGCGTTCCAGCAGGGCCAGGTCCGTGACGGCATCCCCGTCGCCAACGTCGACGCGGGACTGAAGAAGATCGAAGAACTCAAGTCGTCGGCGACCCCCGACGGGAAGGACGAGCCGACCCCCCAGCCCAGCGTCTCGCCGAGCGCCACCCCGACCCCAAAACCCTCAAGGTAG